gctttaaaGCAAAAACTCAGAAGGGCTATAATAAATggatataaattaatatatgatGGATGGTGATGAGAGTTGGAGCCATGGAGTGGCAAGCACTGAAAAGATGGAAGGGAGTAGCATTTGGGACAGATCTCAGAAGAGAAGGATTATGAAAAATAGGGGACCCTAGGCAGAGCGGCTCTGTGCTTACAGAAGTGATTTAGCTACACGTTGAAAGACTCCAGAGAGCAGATAGGCACAGCTGAAGCCCAATTGTGGAGGGCCTGAGAACCCAGGTGAGGATTATTCCTTAATTGCAGAGACTGAGGAACCTTTGAAGGACTTTAAGTTGGCAATAACTTGGTTAGAACTCTGTTTTGGAAAAGTTATCTGGTAGCTCAGGAGGTGTAAGCATAGGAGAGGGTTCTGAAAGCAGGGAAGACAGTTAGGAAAGACTGCTGCAGTGGTTCAGGAGGGAGGTAAGGGGGGCCCAAGAATAATGTTCTAGGGAACACAGCAGTTGGCTCAGGTGGGAGGGAAATAACGGAAGTAATGTATGAAATACTTAATATTTCATGTACATATGTATACTAGTGTAGTAGTTTataggaggcagagagagagagagagagatgacaaGATTGATAGCTTGGAAGAGTTGACCACAAATAGCCCTAACCAGAAAAGCAGGGTGAATGGGATTGGGCAGGGGTTGAGGAAAATACAGAATTTGGTGTGAACATACTGAGCATGAGGAACCTGTGGAATGTTCAGGGGACGTTCAACAGGATATTGTAAATTTAAATCTGAAGTTTAGGAGAAAAGAGGTTCAGCTTCTAGTAATGATGGACAAAGTTGTTTAGGATCAACTCTTTCACTGAGAAAAACTAGAAGAGgtccaggcatggtgactcaggcctataatcccagcacttgggaagccaaagcaggtggattgcctgagctcacaggctggagaccagcttgagccagagcgagacctcatctctaaaaaatagctgggtgttgtggtgggctctgtcttcccagctacttgggaggctgaggcaagagggtcacttgaacccaaaagtttgaggttgctgtgagtgaagaCGCCATGACATTCTATCAAAAattactgagactctgtctcaaaaaactagaaGAGTAGGGCAAGAAGTTTAAAGAATCTGTTTGAAGGCATGAAAGGACTGCTAAGGCAGTGAGGAATTGTGGAGTGCCCCTCTTTTTGCAGCCTGCGGCATCCTTATGCGGAGAAGGCAGTCTAATCTTTTTGTAATCTCCACTGTGTTATTTTAGCATAAACTATATACCCTGAGTCTTGAGAGATTTAGTTTGATACTTAGAAAATGCCTCAGAACttgcaaagatatttttaaaagatattatagATCAGCCCTTTTTATACTATTTTGCTTACGTACACTCCCTAAAAGTTccctaaaagaattttaaaaacctacATGCTCCTCGtgcatttttaaattgacatgtgattttttttataaattagttGCAAGAGATGTAATTTCCAGCACAttgtaaatattaacattttgagTGAAATTGCATTGTTTTTAATGTGGAATCTAAATATCATAGCTATTTGATACTCCCCATCATCCATTAAGAACAATGAAAAAGCTTATTGTCAATATACAGAAATTTCAGATCCTTTTGTTCTATGCACACATACTGCCATTCCACTTGTCCTCTAAACTCTGTCCTATTAGAATTTTTTGTGCTTGAAAGACTTTTATTGATACTTTGTaacaaatatgtataaatataattgaCTTTCAAAAACTATAAACTATCCCATGACCCCAAGGTTCTGAATGTAAAATGTTGTTCTGGATTGACTTTCATTACAGTTATTTGTACCTTTAACCAAAGGTACAAAACATCCCAGATAATTTTATAGATAAGTATTATTGAGTAAGTATAATGAAAAGCTATATTTGAAATTCCTGTCTCAGATGGGCTTGtattatctattgctgtgtaataaaTTATCTTAAAACTTAGCACCTTaagataacatttgttatttcaCATGTTTTGTAAGGGTCAGGAATCTGGAGGGTGGGGAGCTTAGTTGAGTGTTTCTGACTTGGGATCTCCCTTGAGGTTGTAGTCatgtttttggccagagctgcagCCACTGAAAGCTTGACTGGTCAAGGTCACTGACATGGCTGTTAGCAGAAGGAGTCATTTCCTTGCCACATTGGGCCTTTTCAAAAGGCTGTTCACAGCACAGAATTTGGCATCCCCAAGAGTAATCTAAGAGAGAAAGACTAACCAAGACAGAAGCCATGAGATACTTgaacaactttattgagatacagttcacacaccatacaattcacccatttgaAATATATAGTTCAATATATATTCATAgagtttgtatgttttttttttcttttgagacagtctcactatgtcccctcggtcgagtgctgtggcatcatagctcacagcaacctcaaactcctggacttgagcaattctcttgcctcagccttccagtagctgggactacaggcacccaccactatggctggctatttttttgttgtagttgtccccAGCCaggttaaaacccaccagcctcggtgtatggggctggcactgtaaccactgtgctacgggcactgagccagagttTGTATGCTTTTAGTATTATCTATAGAGTTTGCATTTGTTACCATAAGTcaggctaggcgcctgtggctcaagaggctaaggtgccagccacatacacctgagctggagggttccaatccagcctgggcccgccaaacaactatgacgggttcaaccaaaaaatagccgggcattgtggcggatgcctgtagtcccagctacttgggaggtggaggcaggagaatcgcttaagcccaagagttggaggttgctgtgagctgtaatgccatggcactctatccaagggtgacagcttgaggctctgtctcaaaaacaaatgaacacacaagtcagttttagaatattttcattatcctCAAAAAGTGGCTCTGCACCTCTGGTCATCACCCCTCAATACCCCCAAGTCTCTCAGGCCTGtgtaaccactaatctactttctgtctctatggatttatgtattctggacatttcctataaatggaattatataatgTCTAGGCCTTTGTGATCTTGTAACCTTAGATTTCAAGGTTAATCTATGTTGTAGCAtttatcagtacttcatttctttttatggctgagtaatgttcCATTGTATACCACCAAGAGTGAAAGGCAAGCCACAGAGTGAGAAAAGATATTTACCACAGTAACTAATAAAAGCAAGGGAAAGACAGGcaaccaaacagaaaaaataagcaaaacagaaatccaaatagccaaaatacattaaaaggaGCTTAATTAGCAATCAAGAGAATGcaagtttttcttctcttttttttttttttttttttagagacagaatctcactttgctgcGCTCggtacacagcaacctccagctcttgggcttaggcgattctcttgcctcagcctcctcagtatatgggactacaggcgcctgccacaatgcctggctgttttttttgttgcagtttggtcggagctgtgttcgaacccgccaccctcagtttatggggttggtgccctacttactgagccacaggtgccgccccaagagaATGCAAGTTACAACTACACTGAGAGACTACttcatatgaaatatatattataaaggcTGAGAACACCAAGTACTGGCAAATGTGCAGGAATTTTCACATACTGCTGATGTTAGTGGAAACTAGCAAGATTATCTTGCCAAATAGTTTAGCATTATCTAGTAACAAaatcagcaattccacttctgtgtATGTACCCTATAGATCTGTGTTCCCTAGCCCCCAGGCCACACAGTATGCCAGACGAGCTGGCCCAAGGTTAGGGTAACCCAATCAATCCCTATGGCCTCTATCACCCtcagctccgcctcctgtcagataaaGCTGgggaggcattagattctcataggagcgcaaaccctactgtaaactgcacacgCAAGGGATCTAGGTTACACATTCTTATGAGAATCTAGTGCCTGATCAGAGGTGGAGATGTAACACGCTTAAATATCCCGAAACCATCCCCCGACCCCCACCCTACtgtggtctgtggaaaaattgtcttccatgacaccggtccctggtgccaaaaaagttgtGGCGACTGCTGCTATAGATGAAGTTGTGTACATGTGCTCCAAGATGCTTTGACAGGAGTAGCAGTGTTTGTAATTGCCCCATCATCCACCAACAGGAAAATGGTTAAATAATTCTATTCATGTGATAGAATACTATacagaaatgaaatggaaagaacCACTCCTACACGCAAGGacaaagtaaattataaaaacataattttcgGCTCGGTgccgtggctcaagcagctaaggcaccagccacatacacctgagctggcgggttcgaatccagcccaagcccgccaaaacaacaatgacggttgcaaccaaaaaatagctgggcattgtggtgggcacctgtagtcccggctacttgggaggcagaagcaagagaatctcttgagcccaggagttggaggttgctgtgagctgtgatgccaccacactctacccagggcgacagcttgaggttctgtctcaaaaaacaaacaaacaacaaaaaaaaaaaccccataatTTTGAGTGAAAGAGGCCAGGCACAAAGTCATTCCTGCTGTACAGTTCTTTTGTGTGAAAGTATAAAACAGGCCAAGCTATATTGTGAGAAGTGACTAGTTAGATGGTAAAACTATACAGGAAAGCAAGAAATGCATTATCATCAAAGTCAGATAGGAAAAAGGGATTATAATCAGGTTGTGGCCTCGGAGAAGACTTCTGGGGGACTGACAAAtggtatatttcctttttttttggtcccttgagttataaatatatatctcttgaatatatatattcaagtcttgaatatatatattcaagtCATGAATATATATCCAGCGGCTACTGGATATTTACAACAATTTGTTAAGCTATATAATTATGTATTGTACACTTTTTAATATGTGTGTTATAGTAatgaaaaaaggtttaaaatgttATGAGACtgggctggatatggtggctcactcctgtaatcatagaactctggaaggctgaggggggaggatagcttgaggtcagatgtttgagaccagcctgagcaaagtgagatcttttctctactaaaaatagaaaacttagccaggtgtggtaagtgggtgcctatagtcccaactactcaggaggctgaggcaggaggatggcttgaacccaggagtttgaggttgctgtgagctagtctgcagccatggcactctagcctgggcagcagagtaagactgtctcaaaaaaaaaatgtctcaaaaaaaaaaaaaagtgttaggaGACTGAATAAGGCCTAAATGAAATGATGCAGTAAGGCATTCAGTGTTTCTGAGCCAAGCTGTCTTTGTGTAGTCCTTACACAACCCTTTCTCATAAGTGAGCATAGAAGAGGCAAGATTATTAACAGTCACAAGGcccagagtggtggctcacacctgtaatcctagcactctgggaggcctaggtaggtggattgcttagttcaggagttcaagaccagcctgagcaagagaagaccccatctctattaaaaataggaaaactaactgcacattgtggtggttgcctgtcgtcccagctacttgggatcgctcttgagcccaggagtttgaggttgctctgagctatgatgacaccatggcactcagcccaaggtgacagagtgagtctgtctcaaaaacaaaacaaaatcagtcACCAAATTAgcccatgaaaagatgcttgCCATCATTAGCCCTtcggaaaatgcaaatcaaaaccacagagaGACACCAATCCACACTCCGTACAATGGCTATATTCAGAAGACAGATAATAAGTtttggtgaagatgtggaaaaattggaactCTTATGCATTACTGGTGGAAATCTCAAATGATGCAGTTCCATTAGAAAACAGTTCCTCGAAtggttaaacatagaattacatcatccagcaattctactcttaggtatatacccaagagaaatgaaaacatcataCATCCACATAAAACCTTATACATgattgttcatagcagcattattcacagtagccaaaggTGGAAATAACGCACATGTCCATCAGCTAttgaatggacaaacaaaatgtcGTACATCCTTAGAATAGAATATtgttcaacaataaaaaggaatgaagtactgacacGGTACAACATGGACAAGCCTTTgaaacattgtgctaagtgaatgATGCTAGATAAAAGGTCACACatgaatgattccatttatatgagatgTCCAAAACAGGAAAATCTATGATGACAGAAGGTAGATTAATGTTTGCCTACAGCTTGGAAGAGAGTAAAAGCTAAGGGCTATAAGGTTTTTTGGAGGCgtaataaaaatattgtttaaatgagtgaattgtatGATATGAGCATTATATATCTCTTAAAGGCTTTTAAAACAATGTCACCATTCCATTGTACTATTTTGCATTTCCGAGCAACCCAGCTTGGACCAAAAATATCCCAGTTTTTAACACCAGACTTCACATCTTAACACTGTATAGGTaaagacagaaatagaaaactcTTCTTTGGGGATTGGCATCTTGATGAAAGGGGGATTCACTGACACCAGTTTTTAACCCTTAAGTGGCATCCTGGAGCATCCTAAGAATAATTGGAAAAGGTAGAGATTGCTTTCTATGTGTGTGTAAAGTATGTAGAGGATAATTTTGAAATGAGAGGtaagaaaaaagaactagaatAAAACATCCACTACAGGTGTATTCTCAGGTAGATCAGTTTTAGGAAAGAAGTTGAAGATCTCAAAACTGGTTCCCGTTAGGTTATAATCTCTTGGAAAGACTTCATACACCACTGTTTTAGGACATGGGTTATAATTCAAAGGCTTTATCCTTCAAGAACATCATTTCTGCTATGAATTGCCAAAGCTTCCCTAACACCAAAAACTAAcagtttaggccaggcatggtgactcatgcctataatcctagcactctgggaggctgaggtgagtggatcacttgagctcatgagttcaagaccagcctgagcaagaatgagatcctcatctctactaaaaatgataaaacttgagctgaagagtttgaggttgctgtgagctgtgacgccatagtgtgagactctgtctcaaaagaaaaaaaaaaaatttgattctgATTCCTACATTGTTTATTGCCTTGAAGAGGCAATAAGCCCTGACTGTTTCAGCCCCATGGTCTAATTTTAATGTAGGAAATCCttaggaaggagggaaggcagtACCATAGCCATcagtatataaaattataatcccACCATGCCAGAGGTCTCCCATTTTAGCAAGTACCCCCGTAATTTGGATGTAGGTGGAAGTGGTTAATATTGTAACCACGACTATTGCAAGGGAAAGAAACAGGGTAGTGGAggctaggcctggtggctcacgtctgtaatcctagcattcttggaggctaaggcaggagggttgcttgaggtcaggagttcaagatcagcttgaacaagaacaagactctgtctctactaaaaaaaaaaattagcctggcttgggatgtacctgtagttccagttactcaggaagctgaggcaagaggatcacttgagcccaacagtttgaggtttctgtgagctatgatgacgccactatACTGTaactggggtaacagagtgagacctgtctcaaattttaaaaacaagaaaaagaaatatgattgagaaaaaaacaaagagatcAATGTCAGGACGCCGTGGCACGGTGAAACAGAAGCCTGACGGAGTGGGCTAGAGATTGATTTGAAAGTGAGAGTTGGGTCCATAGAACATAGATAACATCTAGGGACCTCAACTGAGGAAAAACAATGGGTGGACCTCAGAGCTGAGAAGGGTTTGTTTTTAGGGTAGGAGAAATTTGAGAGTATTTgtagaatgaaagaagaaatcaggacgggggggggtggggagaggggaaactgaggaacCTAAGAAGTTGTGGGGTGACAGAATTGAGAGATGGAGAGACCAGCTTTGAATCATGGAAGGACATCTCTTCCTCTGAAGGGAAGAAGCGAAGCAGAAGCTCTGGCACACGTGAGACTATTTGTGGCACCCACATCACTGGATTTCTAGTTCTCTGGAGACTCAGCCCTAGAATGAGAGGCAAGTGagtgagggtggggagagaggaagaatggAGGACACTGAGGAGAATGTCCCCTGAGGAATGAATGGGGTAGAGAGTTGTCAGGAGGTGACTCAGCAAAGacccaggctggggcaggagtTAACCTTAGCCTGAGGCTATGTAAGACCTTGTTCTTCTAGCTGGGGGGATGGCAGTGAGGTGAGCAGAGGTGGGGCTGCCCAGGGTTGGAAAAGTacaagatgaagaaaaaattcCAGGGGAGGGAGGCACAACTGTGAAGTCCAAGGTCCTGGCTAGAAGGAGAAAAGTAAGACTTAGCAGGGGTTAGGATTTAAAGAGCATGGCCACTCAACAGAGAGGTCAAAGAGGTGATGTCAGCAGATGGAGCAGGATGGAGTTGGGAAAAGAAGGGGAGCAAAGTATCCCGAATGGCCACTAATCTCATGGGCTATACACATGTGAACTGAGCTGTGCTGTAATGTGAAGCACAGACGGAATTCTGAAGACTTAGCgtgggggaaggggggaaagaaCATTAAATTTCTCATCAATAAATTTTTACATTACATATTTAGCTgataatatttttgatatattagGTTAAGTAAGATAAATTGTTAAAActaatttcactgatttctttttactttttcacatGGCTATgagataaatttaaattatatatgtggcTCACATTACATTTCTGTTGCGTGCACCGGTACGTGGACTGGCTGTGTCAGGCCTGTGGCTGCAGGAACAGGGACCTGGCACAGACAGGCCTCAGTGAGTGGtgtttgtgtgcatatgtgtgaatgaatgaattaatgatgagtaaattcataaatgaatgagtgaatgaatgaagaaggattacatatattttttttttggctggggctgggtttgaacccgccacctccggcatatgggtccggcgccctactccttgagccacaggcaccgcccagattacatatttttttaggGAGTTGGTTGATTCTTCTAAATCCTTATTGAGGATTATATGCGAATGAAAGGGaaacaaagttaaaaatgagGAAGGCTCACTAAAGCTTTGAGGAAGGTCTCAAAGAGCTttttatggggtggtgcctgtagctcagtgagtggggcgccggccccatattccgagggtggtgggttcgaacccagccccagccaaactgcaacaacaaaaaaatagcctggcgttgtggtggatgcctgtagtctcagctactccggaggctgaggccagagctggaggttgctgtgagctgggagtaacagagtgagactgtttctaaaaaaaaaaaaaaaacctttttatgGTGCCTTACTTAATATAAGAGTCCAGAATTTTGGACCCTTGCTtcacttctctcctttttttttcttaaaaaaaaaaaaaagtacttctttAGCACTTTAATATATATAGGGACTATCCTAGGCATTTTGCACTTATTAAGTCACCCTATGAGGTTAGCATTCTTATCCGCCTTCACacgtgaggaaactaaggcagagAGTTAAGTAGCTTTCCCAGGCTATCCCATTAAGTGATGGAACTGGTACCAAACCAGGCCACCCAGTCCAGAGTCCACACCCCTCACTCTTCCACCATCCCATCTCATCCCCAACCTCCTCTCCCCCAGGGACATAGGTTTCTCTCTTCTGCCTTTACTGGTCTGTCTTCCACCCACAGTCCCTCAGACTTCATATTCCTAGAGAAAGTTCTCAATGGACTTGGCTTCCTACAAACAATCGAGAGAACCCCCAATTTCCCCCACGAGCAAGACAAACTACCGTAGTTTGTCAAATACCGTGTGGTCAAATACAGTAGTCAAGAAACTCTGCTTCCCCAACTCCTTCCCAGagccttccctccccttcttccttccagCCATGAGGCTCCTCTCTCAGACCTGGGTGGGTTCTCCCCTgactttctagattttttttttttttagacagagtctcactatgttgccctgggtagagtgctgtggcattacagctcacagcaacctcacactcttgggcttaagtgattctcttgcctcagccttccaggagctgggactacagacgcctgccacaatgcctggctattttctgttgcagttgtcattgttgttttagctggaccaggctggatttgaacatgccagccttggtgtatgtggctggcacagtaaccactgtgctacaggggccGAACCACTTTCTAGGTGACTTGAGGGACGTGGGTGTTGGAGGAGCCTGAGACTTCACAGCTCTGAGCAAATGTTTATCTGTCAATCTAGCAGATGCCTGAGGGGTGACCAAAGGGTCAGAACAGGGCTTTCCAGACATCACCTTGGCTTGTGGTGGGGAGAGGCCTCAGTCCCACCCACCAGGTGCTCCTTCCAAGCCTGGGCTTGGATACTACCAATGGCTGAGTACCCCTGAGTTTCCACCCACTGGGAGCCAGGGCTCAGGAGACGCCTCAGTCCCACCCACCAGGGGCTCCATTCCAACCCCTGCTGGAATCTCCAGTGACAGAGTAGCCCTGAATTTCTACCCACTGGGAGCTGCCCTAACCCAGGAGGCCCCAACTTTAGGGCCAAGCATGGACTGGAACACTAAGAAGGAACCAACAGGctgtcttcctctctttctctctcattaaaTTGTGAATAATAATGCATTTACTTATTCTCCCACTTAAAAAGTTGTTTAAATCCTTTGAAGAATCTTGCAAGGTAGCTTGGCTAGACAGCAGGCAGGACAGTCCAGTGCCTCTGGTGGGGGGGCCAGGATCTTCCACTCGCCTGTCTTTTGGTCTAGCAAGTAGGCATTTGGATTGATGGTGTAGTCCTTTGTCTGGACATCACTGGCTGTAGTGACACCCCCACATACAAACACCTTGTTGTCTCCAATGGAGCATATAGCATGGGACACATCCAAGGGGCAGTTGTTGGGCAAGAGAGGTACTGAGGTGGTCGTCTTGCTGGCCTTTATCTTCTGTAGGTTGATTTCCACACTCTGCCGGTGGCTGTGCACGCATAGGATGTTGTCCTGATGGAAAGAGAGCAGGGGCCGGTGGTTGAACTCAATGGGGAAGGTGATACACTGGACTACATCCCCGGTGTTGGTGTCAAAGCAGTCCACCACCCCAACCCGGGAGATGTAGCCCTTCACCAAGCACCGCCCAGTGACAATGTAGAGGTTCCGGTCGCCCTTGGTGATCACAGCTGTGCCATCCATAGGGATGCTCATCTTTCCTGCCAGGCACCAGGCCTCCTTGCGCTCATCATAGCGATAGATGTTGGAGACATACCGCCTTGGGGCAATGCTCCCACCCACTGAGTACACTGTCCCCCCGCAGGTCACCATGGTGTGGAAGACAAGCCCAATGGGCAGATCAGGCAACTTGGTCCAGGAGTTGTCATCCATGTCATACCGCCAGGCTGTCTTCAGCCCTGAAATCTGCTCGGTGGTGCCACCAGAGATGTAGATGTAGCGACCAGCAGCAGTGGCACTAAGTGCTGCTGCCCGGTAGGGCATCTCTGAGAGCTTCAACCACAGGTTCTCCTGGATGATATAGGCAAACACTCCATCGTTGAACTTGCCATGGGCCTTTTGGCCACCAAGGATGACCACTGAATCCAGCAGAGCCCCTTTCCGCTGGTAGGTCAGCAGGCTGCATGGCCGCTCCTGCTTGCGGTCCATCAGGACACTCTCAATCAGGGTTGCATGGGCCGAGCTGTTCTCCATGCCTATCAGCTTGTTGCTGGCAAACATCAGCGTCTTGTTGGAGACAGCATTGAGATTGATGTAATTGAAGAACTTCTTGAAATACTTCTCCCGCTCATCCTTCCGGAAGTATACCCAATTGATGAGCGCACTGAGAGCCTGGTCTTCATTGAGCACATGAAGGTTTTCATCACGGAGCAGGCGGCCGAAGATGACAGGGGGGCAGCGCATGAAGTGCATGGAGCCCTCAGGACTGGCCCAGTAGTGAAAATTGTCTCGAATGCCAGAGTAGGCCAAGTCTGATACCTCTTTGAGCTCAAACAACTCAGCCAAGAAGAGGTAGCGCAAACAGTTGGCCCTGCGGATGGACTTAATAAGGAAGTCATT
This region of Nycticebus coucang isolate mNycCou1 chromosome 2, mNycCou1.pri, whole genome shotgun sequence genomic DNA includes:
- the CCIN gene encoding calicin, whose amino-acid sequence is MKLEFTEKNYNSFVLQNLNKQRKRKEYWDMALTVDHHVFFAHRNVLAAVSPLVKSLIASNDMKTTDELFITIDPNYLSPITVDQLLEYFYSGKVVISEQNVEELLRGAQYFNTPRLRIHCNDFLIKSIRRANCLRYLFLAELFELKEVSDLAYSGIRDNFHYWASPEGSMHFMRCPPVIFGRLLRDENLHVLNEDQALSALINWVYFRKDEREKYFKKFFNYINLNAVSNKTLMFASNKLIGMENSSAHATLIESVLMDRKQERPCSLLTYQRKGALLDSVVILGGQKAHGKFNDGVFAYIIQENLWLKLSEMPYRAAALSATAAGRYIYISGGTTEQISGLKTAWRYDMDDNSWTKLPDLPIGLVFHTMVTCGGTVYSVGGSIAPRRYVSNIYRYDERKEAWCLAGKMSIPMDGTAVITKGDRNLYIVTGRCLVKGYISRVGVVDCFDTNTGDVVQCITFPIEFNHRPLLSFHQDNILCVHSHRQSVEINLQKIKASKTTTSVPLLPNNCPLDVSHAICSIGDNKVFVCGGVTTASDVQTKDYTINPNAYLLDQKTGEWKILAPPPEALDCPACCLAKLPCKILQRI